The Citrus sinensis cultivar Valencia sweet orange chromosome 4, DVS_A1.0, whole genome shotgun sequence DNA segment TTCGACATGGTTTTGTTCCTTACGTACTACAGAATAATTGTGTGGTTTATCTGCAGATATCTATCAACTAATCCAATCCCCATAACAACTTATGGTTTTATGgatattaatttcaatactGAGCCATCTTGCATCAAACACGAGGCTGGTTCTTTTTACTTCTTTGTTCCTCAGGTAGATTTGCATTGTTCTACGTGTCTGTTTATGCAACTCTGTAATGTTTGCCTTCTAACCTTTCTGATCGTCCTCTCACTTTGATAAGggtatattcttattttagcTTGCATAAAGAGGTAAGGCAGTTGTAcattattctaaatttcaaattacttGTTTTGACAGATTGAGCTAAGGGAGCTTGATGATATCTCTATCTTAGCAGCAACACTGGCATGGAGTAATGGTATGGTTTGTACATTTGAGCAGGCTATTCAATCATTTGAATCATCCTTCTGCCAGGTAATTTGTGGTTACTGTATCTGATTATGCTATTctctaataattttgttttttttattatatatatatatatatatatatatatagacacacacacacacacacacaccacaAAGCAATTTGAGTTGAGACTATATTTAAAACCAGTTCAATATTGTCTCTTGGTGATTTTCATAACTAACTTAATGTTGACCTTAGTCTCTTGCCTAGATGATACCAAATGCATTTATATCTTATGAATCATTGCTTGTACTTATGCTTGTAATTTTGAGCTTGTTATTTCTAGATGTTCTTCTAACATTAAGATTGTTCTCTGTGCCATATTTTAGAAATACCGGGCTTTATTGAGTCCTGTAAGCAGATGAGATGCCACAAGCCTTATGCTGTTGGCTACTCAACAATTCTATCTGAAAGCATTGTTCGTACCTCTGCAGAACCTGCTAACTTTTCAGATATCATAATTCTAGTATTCTACAAATCTTGATTCAGACCTTAATTTATCCACAAACAAAATTCAGAattcataatattattcatatttttcactttttgttgttaaagttgcacaaaattattttaattattagtgaGTTAACCTTTTTGTCGTATTTCAGGTCAGTAGTCATTTCTGTTCCTCTACAGAGAGATACAACCCCAGATATGTAAGATCTGCTCTCACAAAGTTCAACATGATGGAGGATAAAACTGTCCAAATGGTACAATTTATTGGTTTACTTTTATAGAATTTAGGTCACTAGTTAACTTGAATAatacttttatcatttttatttatatcccCTGCTCATTCCCTAGAATGGAGGAAACTAACTGGGCTGAGTTCAGTCTCAgatcataaatttcaaaaccacTACAGTGGTACTTGGCTCCCTTCTTGTCTCCTGATGTCCATTTTGATGCCAAGACcttgatttaaaaattctatGAAGGCAGTGTTTTGTGTGGATCCCATCAAAGTAGGTCCTAGGATGGTGATCTAGACAGAATGCATGCCTCAAACGTATTATGTGAAGAAGCCTCATTGCAAGATTCCAATTGGAAAACTTGCACTAAAGACTCTTAAGATTTCTACTGCTTTATCTGATGATGTCCATTCCACACTCTACCTTTGGATTTTCTCTCCATTTTTCCCTTTCTCTGTAagattcttctttttgttttaagttgACCTCCTTCGTTTTGACAATTTCATTACTTTGACCTAGTTGTTCCATGATCTACTGATGCTTTCTGCCAGTGTAGGCCATATGTATCATTGAATGGTTACTGTAATCGgtacttttaatattttggtaTATCAGTTACCTTTTTCTATTTAGTTACTTTCTATGGTGTTGATGTCTGTAAGTACTTCATAATCTGATCATTATCTAACTTTTCTtagaaagataataaatatttttcagattGGCTTCACAAATTCTACATATTTATTTGTCAACTTTATAGCTGTTCTATGACTGACTGATATAACTTTGCAGGTATGCATGAATGCCATCACATTGGGCAGAAGGGATTTTGGTTGTGATTTCATGGAAATGGTATCTTCTTTCTCCTGGTAATTGTTCATCCTTGATTTTACTTTACTGGATTTTCACTAAATGTAATGGAATAACCTAGGCACTGAATATTCTGGTTCTGGTTCAAGGTTAATGCCCTTATTAGATTTTGAGTTTAACCTGTAATCTTATGTGCAAAATTCTCTTGCAGAGAGAGGCTCCATTTTCCTTCCAGTTCTCTTTCAGATTTTCACCAACCCTTGGTGTTGCTAATAACATGGTATGGAACTATGACCTTGTGATATTTGTAATGCAGTTAAAATATCATGAGGTTAAGCTATCAATCTACTGCTGTATGTTGACTATGAATATAAGTTTTGAATTATCATTTAACAATGTAGGTTTCCGAAAAGAGAGGACAGCCCTTGATGATCTACTgtgattttaatgtttgataATCAAAAGTAATCATATTCTTATCAACTTAATGGGCCCAAAACATTTTACTTAAAACCAAATATCCCAATAAGCATTATTTGGACTAATTACCAGCTGATGCTGATATCAAAATCTTATGAAaatgtttgaaagaaaaattttggtgataattgttcaaataattCTAATTACCAGCTGATGCTGATATCAAAATCTTATGAaatgtttgaaagaaaaattttggtgATAATTGTTCAAGCTGTATCTCTTGACACTTTGATGATAATTGTTCAAGCTGTATCtcttttgtcattttgatgataattgTTCAAGCTGTATCtcttttgtcattttgatGGTAATTGTCGGTATCtcttttgtcattttgatGGTAATTGTCGGTATCTCTTTTGTCTAGCAGTTGGATAATGCCATTGGAATGAATTACTCCTTAGGAGATCATGTTAATATCAATGCTGTTTGGGCTTCGCTTTTGATTGAAGAATGTTCTCGTCTTGGTTTGACGGTAGGTTTAAGCATTTAATGTCCTTTGAATTTCTGTTTTGCTAAATGCTTCTGATTATTTCCGTGTTCCAGTATTTTTGTATAGCTCCAGGTTCAAGATCATCTCCTCTTGCTGTTGCTGCTTCCACTCATCCCCTAATAACATGTATTGCTTGCTATGATGAACGCTCACTTGCTTTTCATGCTCTTGGTTATGCAAGAGGATCTCACAGACCTGCTGTGATTATTACTTCATCAGGCACTGCAGTTTCAAATCTTCTTCCGGCTGTGAGTTTCATTGACTGTGTATAAACTTTTAAATCTATAATCACATAATTCCTATGGATGCTTAATCTATGAAATTCTCTCCACATACTCCTCATGCCACCCCCATTTCTTTCAGTTTATGTGCCTAGGTTACattttatgtttgttattttctaCTTATATTCTCTTCATGAATGCTGCCtgcaaaaatcaaattgaggACTGAATAAAAAtcaccatttcttttttttttttttttccttttttggggATTGGAAacagaatttatttttatgtacaTTGTTCTTACAAAGGTCGACCAGATGGCTGCTGGAGTAGCAAAAATATCTTTACCTAGGAAacaatataatagaaaatgtCAGAAACGCCAGCCACTGCAACTATAGCTTCCTAGGAAACCAGACAGCTTTATAAACCTGACCAAGAATGTTGAGAACACTATACTGAAAGGGCAAGTCTTCTGCTCCTTACATGGTCCTCCCTGCTCCGGCAGGGGCAACAGTATCATGAACCTTGAAAACTAGATCAGTCAACATCTGTTCCCTTTTTAGTTGCTTCTCATGTAACAATAGTAGCTGCCCCGTATCATTTTTCGTGTACATATTGGGGACATCAATACATCTTCAATGATCACCTCGACCTTTAGTTATCacactaaaatttttaatagttttatgtttatatttttgttagcCTATATTCAACTTTTCTTCTGGGTAGGATCCATCTTGCAAATTCCAGGTTGTATAATAGAACTTCACAATGTCATACTTTCTGTTTATGCTTTTGAAATGTTCAGTCCATCCTATCTATCATATATGTTTAATGTGGATTACTTATAATACATAGGTTGTGGAAGCCAGTCAGGATTTTGTGCCAGTTCTATTGCTTACGGCAGATCGTCCGCCAGAGCTTCAGGATGCTGGGGCTAACCAAGCAATCAATCAGGTAGACAATGATCTACTTCAATCAGAAGCTACAAAAgtgatgttaatttttttttcaccacGATGGGTCGTCTCCCCAATTACTAACTAAATTTTGCATGTActtttgaatttgtatttgtaaACTTACAGACCAcagtttttaatttgtaattaggTAAATCATTTTGGCTCTTTTGTAAGGTTCTTCTTCAGTCTTCCTGCACCCACTGATCAGATTCCTGCACGAATGATACTTACCACGCTCGACGCTGCTGTGCATTGGGCTACCTCATCGCCTTATGGTCCTGTTCATATCAACTGCCCTTTCAGGGAGCCACTGGATAATAGTCCAAAACACTGGATGTCTAGTTGTTTGAAAGGATTAGATATTTGGACGTCTAGCATTGAACCATTCACTAAATATATTCAAGTGCAACACTCTCACGCATGCAAGAGTTATACTTATGGCCAAATGGCAGAAGTTCTGGAACTAGTTCAAGGTGTTAACAAAGGGCTTCTTCTGGTTGGTGCGGTCCATAATGAGGATGAGATATGGGCAGTTCTTCACTTGGCTAGACACATTCGATGGCCTGTTGTAGCTGACATTTTGTCAGGATTACGATTGAGAAAACTCTTGGCTTCCTTTCTTGAGACTGaacaaaatatcttatttCTTGACCATCTTGATCATGCTCTGCTTTCAGAATCTGTCAAGGACTGGATACAGTTTGATGTAATTATTCAGGTATAACCTCACTTTCAATGCTTTTACTAAATTTGTTGCTTCTGGCGTTGGTGCAAAACAACTTTTGTCACCATTTGAGAAGTCTGGAATGCAGTTGTTGCCATGTGATGGCAGCATTACAGAGatatgtaatattgtaaatcaGTACTGGCGGAAAAGAGTAAAGATCGACAAAATATACAAAGAAGCAGtaaaaataatctttataGCATACAGGAGATATATAgctgggaaaaaaaaaaacccaagttgaactagaaaaattaatgatgtTCTATGGATTTGCCAGGTTATATGGATTAATATGAAGAGGCaacaaataaatgtttatattcaattttCACATATGATGTAAAGCAATGAAGGCTTCTTGTAATTATGGCTTCATACTGTGTTGAGCTAAGTATGTGAATATTGAACTAATTGTAAATACTCTCTCCTGAGCATACCATATGTGGACAATGTTCTAGGACTTTAAACAAACCATATTATCTGTTTGAACCATGCTAAGATAACATAAGAAGGCATGGTACTGTGATGAAAGATGTTATATCATCTAAACTCTGCTGTATATACTAGCTAGATATCAGTAGacgttttctttttgttgattGTGTTTTTCTCAATTATGAACAGATTGGAAGTCGGATTACAAGTAAAAGGATTTCTCAGATGATAGAGGAATGTTTTCCATGCACATACATCTTGGTTGACAATCATCCATGTCGTCATGATCCTTCCCATTCTGTAACTCACAGGATCCAGAGCACAATTGTCCAATTTGTGGATTTTTTGCTTAAAGTTCAAGTTCCACATAGGAGTAGCAAATGGTGCAGCTTTCTACGAGCACTTGATATGATGGTATCTCATCTCATCTTATGAAGCTCTCCTTGTAATTTTTAGGTATTtggagataatttttttttctttttttcacccATCTCCTAATTTCCCAATTTGATTTGTCTCAGTGGTGCACTTGTTGTACATAAATCTAGAAATGTGGTTTGAAATTTATACCTATGCATAGCTAAAGCCAGTTCGATCctgattttaaaagtttatgtGCAACTAGAATGTGCTCCAACATTTCAGTTAgtcatcatttaatttaatcattgcTTTCTGCAGACAGTGTGTGTATTTAATTTGTCAGTGATACATTGATGCTTTTGCAATAAATGTATACATTTATTCTCAAGCTCTGATTTGACACAAATTGTTCTAAACTCTAAATGATGTGCCTCCTTATTACCGTTTTGAGTTAGCTTAGatattaaagttttataattggTGTGGATGATTAAAGCTATTgtttttatgtaaaataaaattcatctgACTTGGAGGGATTGAAATTGCTTTCTTGTTTAGTGATGAGCTGGAGGCTTTCAGATCCCAATATGTTTCTTCCACCTATAGTTGTGCCTCTGTAAGTTTACTTGTGCTTTCTCGCAGGTTGCATCAGAGATATCATTTCAAATTTGCACTGACTACTCCTTGACTGAACCTCATGTGGCACATGAACTTTCCAGAGCATTGACATCTAATTCTGCACTTTTTGTTGGGAACAGCATGGCAATACGAGATGTAGATATGTATGGACGTAATTGGACAACTTGTACTCGTACTGTTGCAGATATAATGCTAAACTCAGAATTTCCTCAGCAATGGATAAGGGTGGCTGGAAATAGGGGAGCTAGTGGTATTGATGGTTTGCTTAGCACAGCTATTGGTTTTGCTGTAGGATGTAATAAACACGTAAGTATCCTATGTGCctatgtttattcaatcaattGTGTTGTTAGTTATCTTTCTCATCCTTTCCATCATCATATCTCAACCTTCCCCCAAAACTGAAAAACATGTCCAAACCTGCATTTGTTCATAGAAACGTATGCAGTTTGGACAAAAGACCTTGGCAAgcctaaaattatattaggaCTTCCTCCTTACCCCTATTTCGCTCTGCTAGTGGGAGAAATTAATTGCAAAAGTTCTTCTATTCGGTGAATATGAACTTCTTGCAGTCATTATTGGTGGGTGTTTATTCCATCTTAAATTTCTAGTttatataaaatgatatacgttttatgattttataatcatGTTTAGGTACTGTGCGTAGTTGGAGATATTTCTTTCCTTCATGATACAAATGGTTTGGCAATATTGAAACAGAGGTATGATTTTTCGCTTTTCAAACTTATGATTGTATGTTCTAGCATTTGGCTGATCTTTGAAGTTAGCATTGTTATAAATAGTTTTGCTTCCTTAGGAGGTTAATAGTCTACCTGACTGACTAGCTAATAAATTTTGGCCTTCTGATGAAACCTAGACTATGCTGCTCTAAGATTTTGAaggtttattttgtttgaagGATGAAGCGGAAACCGATTCTGATGCTTGTGATGAACAATCATGGGGGTGCAATCTTCAGCCTTCTTCCAATTGCAGATAGAACTGAACCAAGAATATTGGATCAGTATTTCTACACCACCCATAACATTTCCATCCAAAATCTATGTTTGGCGCATGGGTAATATTCAGTATATGTTATgtattttttctcaataatCATATAATCATCACACATCTCTTTTATTTGTCTCTTATTTCTCGTGTTTTCTTTTCTGTGTGTGTCTTGTACTTGATCTATTATAAATGGCTCCATATAGTCATCATAAGTTCCAAAATTTGGTATAATTTTGTGTCATGGAAACAAAGGAGCATTTGCAAAAGATTGAGACCTAACAAACGGCATGTTATATTgaagtattttatttaatttttaattttcttaaaatgagAGGAATGAGATAATCCAAAATATACCATATAACTCTCCCCccatcccccccccccccccccccccaaaatttttcttgtttgaaaGTAAGCATATTACTTATCTAATTCTACTAGTTTTATTGATTCTTCTATATGTTATGCTTCCTCTCTGTAGAAAAATCTTTATATGTTGCTGGGTTCATTCATTTCTTtgataaatatcataattttcgATAAATGAATGAAGATCAtgagagaattaataattctGTAAAATTGTAGCGTGGAAAATCAGAGGGAAGTATAACATTGAAAATTCAGCCTTAGCAAaagctttattttaattaaccaGCAGAAATGGATTTCCTTGAGATGCCAAAAGCTGATATTGGCTTAGTATCCATGCGTGAGTGATATTAAGGAGTAAATTGCCACAAAATAGAAGCAGAAAAACAAATGGGTGCCCTTGGAGTTATCAATAGGCCAGTAAAATtgagaaaacaagaaaagttagaatgaaaaatacattcaCCTGCAGGAAGAGAGGTAGCGTTAGTGTTGGATAAAAGAGATCTTTCCATTAGAGGTGTTTTATCAAGTGAAAATGAAACCAATAATTGAAGTAGCTGGTGGATTAGCTTGAAGCTACttcaataaaagaattaaatgcaGGAGAATGTTTGAGACTGTTGAGAGGAGGAAATATTGTGGTTTCAGTGACAAAATGAGCCTACATAAATATTCATGGCAGCAAGGCCTTGTTTCATCTTTCTTGAGTAATTAGGCTGAGACTCTCTTTTCTTCTATATTCAGAAAAAGATTCAACCATGTTTTTCCTAAACATATGGGCCAAGTTTTTCAGGTACCATtcgataaatttttattgcaaGGAAGACCAATTAAGCTGTTGTTTTCGGTTTGTTTTTTGCAGTAACATATTAGCTTCAGAACTGTTTTCAATTTACCTGTAGTTAATTGTAATTCAGAGTACGAATATCCAAAAGTAAAACAGAAGTCCTTGGCATTTCCTTTAAAAACACTGAAGGAAAAAGTACTGAATATGCAGTTTAAATCACGTACAAGTGAAGACAAAAGTAGAACTTGAAGAGGCTTTATCCATGTCCCAGCATCTCGGGACGGATCGTGTCATTGAAGTTGAGAGCTGCATTGATGCCAATGCCACATTCCACAGGTTGTTTGGTTCTACTTCTTTGTGATCTATAACCTGTTTTATGTTTAAGATGTCATTACCTGTGCACTATATTGACAAGTTCATGGTCCTTTTCTCAGTATGTTAAGAAAATTTGCACGCCAATCAGCAGATCATACTTTGAACGTCCTTTCACAGTTTTCTGTTCCAGATACTATTTCATGTAGTCTCTCTATTTGTAAGATCTGTAGAATGGAATATTCTCTGTATAGGTGAGGTCTTCACTgcaaagaatatttttttaaatcttaacgTTGCTAATATTTGGTGTAATTAGAtgtctttcaattttatttgggACAGGATTCAACTTTGCGCACTTCCTACGTCAAGTTATATCGATCATAATCGAAGTAGATTCTGTAGAGAAGGTTTTATTTTATCGTTGTATCTTGAAGATGGGAGTGTCGGGTATGGTGAGGTTAGGTTTCATTGGATTCCTTTTTCGATGGTTTCTCTTATTCAAAGATCACATATGTGCTGAGCCAGTGAAGCGATGATTATTACAAAATACTTCTCATACATATTCctatcttttcattttaacttttGTGTTTATTACAACATATTTCTCATACATATTCCTTGTTGCTTTATTTTTGTACTATTTTCCATATCGGAACATTTATTTGTCCATTGTCACTTGCATTTAAAAGGTTGCACCTCTTGAAATCCACAAGGAAAACCTGCTGGATGCAGAAGAGCAACTTcgctttcttcttcattttatgACAGGAGCTAAAATCAGTTATTTTCTACCTCTGCTGAAGGGCTCATTTTCTTCATGGATATGGAGCACATTAGGAATACCTGTAGGTTCATatatccttttctttctttctttttgtttttaattgttttgagtGGTTAAATTCTTCTTTGCCGTACAGGCATGTGAAATATTTCCGAGTGTCAGATGTGGTTTGGAAATGGCTATCCTCAATGCCATTGCAGTAAAACATGGTTCCAGTTTCTTGAACATTCTCTATCCCCTGACAGAAATAGATGAAGAAATATCTAAACGGTCAACAAGTATAAAGATATGCGCCCTCATTGATTCGAATAAATCTCCTGTGGAGGTTGCTAGCATTGCCACCACTCTTGTGGAAGAAGGGTTCACTGCAATCAAACTCAAAGTATGACAACCTAACAGAATTATAGCGCTAAATTTACTGATGTTCTCTACTTTGTTTCTTACTTTATGCTTCTCTTTTGTctatattattatgattattattattttcatttcattttgctGATTCAATACTTAGTTGACCATTAAAGCTGGGATTTAATGAGTTATTATTTGCAAGAGGTTGCACGCCGGGCAGATCCCATTAAAGATGCAGAAGTTATACAAGAAGTAAGAAAGAAGGTTGGTCACAGGATTGAACTCCGTGTGGATGCCAATCGTAACTGGACCTATCAAGAAGCTCTTGAATTTGGTTTCTTAGTTAAAGATTGTGACTTGCAATATATTGAGGTATAATCCATTGTAACTGGTAAAATTAGTGTTCTAGCCATTCTAAATATACATTTAGTAACCtttcttcataaatttttggtAGTCACATAATTAGTAAAATgtccacattttttttctgatgCACATTTAATTGCTTTTAAGTGAAGCTTCACCTTAAGGAGTTCCAATTTTTCAGGAGCCTGTTCAGAATGAAGAGGATATTATAAAGTACTGTGAAGAAAGCGGCTTGCCTGTAGCGTTGGATGAAACCATTGACAAATTCCAAAAAGATCCTCTTAATATGCTTGAGAAGTATGCTCACCCAGGAATAGTTGCTATTGTAAGTGATGGAAGATCTCCAGTGATTTAACCAGTAGGGCTTGTATCATTTAGTCTTTGATCCTCACTTTGTTGGTACATCCTTATAAATATGTGATTCTTTCTAAGATGCAGGAATCACTTCGTAAACTCTATAAAGAATGTTTTCCTGACAAAATAAGCCCAATCAGATTATCAGTTGAGAAAGTTGTGTTAGAATATGGCCTTTATCCTGTCATGCAAGTATCAATTAAcagataaattcatttttgcaCGAacctttaactttttaatgGTGGTCTCCAGCCATCAATGGTTTCAGACTGCCATATGCTATTCGTTGTTGTAGTCATTGTTGTGATTATCGGCATTATATTGCAATTAGCTTGGAGTTCATAATGGTTATTTGCTGCTGAAACattgcattttcatatttggAATCTACACCATCTACTCATGATTATAGGTAATGTAAAAGTTCTGTCATGATATACCTTTCTCTGCGGTTGTATTTTTAATCTCATTCTTCTGGAGcaaatgtattttaaattGCATATTTTCTGGGCAGTAGATTGACAGTGTTGTGCTGATCTCAAtatttatggtttttattcAGGTGATCAAACCAAGTGTCATTGGTGGATTTGAAAATGCAGGATTAATTGCAAGATGGGCCCAGCGACATGGGAAGATGGCTGTTGTCAGTGCTGCCTTTGAAAGTGGTCTAGGTTTGTCAGCATATATCATATTTTCTAGCTATCTGGAGCTGCAGAATGCATATTTATGCAAAGTGATGAATCGTGAACTGTGCCCCCCTGTAGCCCAAGGTCTTGGAACTTATCAGTGGCTTAAAGAAGACATAACAACTGATCCTATCAGTATTTGTCATAATTCGTGTAGTGGCTTTGTAGAAGCATCTGTTGCTAAAGCTACCCACATCCTGCAGAacttacaaattaataatgacGTTATATGTAAAACTTCCATGGAGGAGCAAGTTTTGAGATACCAATTGAATGTGAATTCAAAGGATTTCTGCAGTTTCATCAAAGTGCAAGAGATTGGACAAAGAATTGATGTAAGCaaagaaatttcatttatttatttattgttctttGGTTACCACGCACCCATCCCATCCTACCTTAAATTAAACTAATCCCCTCCAAGGTTGGTGTGAGGGGGAGAACCCTTGACCTCTTGCTTCCACCGTAAGAGTCCAAAAGAATTGGGCTGTCCCCTTTGGGACTAGCGGAGAATGTTACTAGGTTTGTATTTTTCCCCTTTATTATTTCTACTATAAGAGCATGTTCGCTCATCTTTTAGTGGTGTACCATGATACTTGTATTCTTTTTGCCATGATGAACAGAAATACTCAGTGATGCTAAAATTCTAACTGTCGATACCTTCCTTAAATGTATTGTTCAATTGAttggtttttttaatttaaataatagtgAGGAAATTATATTGGTCGCGTGCTTGCAAAGATTTGCAAACGTGTGCATATTTTACtttcatttgaaattggtTTCAAAAAACACAAACCAAGCACATATTTTTCGCATGATGGGATGATTTGTTTACCTGTGGCATGTTCAATTTTTATGCCATGAAATCTCATATTATTGTTCTATTATGTATTTGACtgtataattttgtttgaaGTTATAGTTGAAAAAGTTCTATGCCATTGTTAAAGATAGCTTCCATTTGCTTTAGCAAGTATCTTTGTAGACTGGTTCAGCAAATTTAATTATGCTCAATCCACTATCCATGTACAGATACAGGATAACATACTTCTGTTTCTCCATGGCTTTCTTGGAACTGGTGAAGAATGGATTCCTATTATGAAGGCCGTCTCAGGATCAGCAAGATGCATCTCAATTGATCTCCCTGGTCATGGGGGATCAAAGATGCAAAATCATGTTGCTAAAGCCACACAGGAAATAACTACTAAAGCCACACAGGAAATAACTACTAAAGCCACACAGGAAATAACTTTGTCAATAGACGTCATTGCGGACGTACTATATAAGCTGATTGAACAGATTACTCCTGGAAAAGTTACTCTAGTTGGGTATTCTATGGGAGCAAGAATTGCCTTGTATATGGCCCTGAGATTCAGTGATAAGGTACATTTCCAATGCTTCAAATCTTAAGTCGCTGTGAGTTTTTGTTGTCTGGCGAAGTAACAACTTATAATGCAGATCAAAGGAACCGTTATAATATCTGGAAGCCCAGGGCTACGAGATAATATAGCAAGAAAAATTCGTAGGGCTGAAGATGATTCTAGAGCGTGCGCCCTTGTCACTCATGGTCTGCAAGTCTTTCTAGATACCTGGTATACTGGGGAGCTCTGGGAAAGGTAGTTGCttagtttttctttgttaaattcTTGAGATTTCTGTGCTTGCACAAGTAATTGCGAGAAAAATCTTCTGCTATTAACAGCTTGAGAAGCCATCCCCATTTTAATCGAATAGTTGCCAGCCGCTTGTTGCATGAAGATGTGCAGAGTCTTTCAAAAGCTCTGTCAGATTTAAGTGTTGGGAGACAGCCGTAAGCATGTTAATATTTcagtatttcttttcattttaccATTCTATGAATATATTCTACTTTTATTAGAGGGATGAAAATCTGATCTGCTTAGGAATTATAGTGTTTGCAGGCTATCTTTGTAAAAGATATTATCCAGTCAAAGAACCAAgtgtataaaatttttgtgtaCCATAAATCTTTGCACATTGTGCTACTTGTCTGAGACAGTCTCAAAGTCTAGAAGTGTTTTCGTTTCATTTGATTCTTCCTCTAAGGTCCTATCAACAATATGAAGGGGATTTTCtcccattaaaaaaattggcatGTTGATTGCCGAAGGACATGACACTTTTTCCCACCCATTACTTAGTccattttccttatttttctgtttctttccGTGATAGGCCATTGTGGGAAGATTTGAAGCTATGCAGCACACCTCTCTTGATTGTTGTCGGAGAGAAAGATAAGAAATTCAAGTCAATTGCTGAAAAAATGTGCTATGAACTTAGCCATGACGAAAAGGGTAGTGATGATCTGAGGAA contains these protein-coding regions:
- the LOC102608540 gene encoding protein PHYLLO, chloroplastic isoform X2 encodes the protein MDPFTLAVKAHHVHFTNSFSTESSISKHRLTKSLGIPKPSPPLTFLTRISGFRHFNSIDLLRNSGSKVVEGLRFDGPVMDVDEIMDCEEGDLVVETSITRTLPPALTLEHGLESISEAVNKLKTDPPSSSSGVLRFQVAVPPSAKALDWFCRQPESSEVFPVFFLSRDMENPTSKSLYLNQNRGVFGIGAAVYFTHPAWCDSEERTKPKRYLSTNPIPITTYGFMDINFNTEPSCIKHEAGSFYFFVPQIELRELDDISILAATLAWSNGMVCTFEQAIQSFESSFCQVSSHFCSSTERYNPRYVRSALTKFNMMEDKTVQMVCMNAITLGRRDFGCDFMEMREAPFSFQFSFRFSPTLGVANNMLDNAIGMNYSLGDHVNINAVWASLLIEECSRLGLTYFCIAPGSRSSPLAVAASTHPLITCIACYDERSLAFHALGYARGSHRPAVIITSSGTAVSNLLPAVVEASQDFVPVLLLTADRPPELQDAGANQAINQVNHFGSFVRFFFSLPAPTDQIPARMILTTLDAAVHWATSSPYGPVHINCPFREPLDNSPKHWMSSCLKGLDIWTSSIEPFTKYIQVQHSHACKSYTYGQMAEVLELVQGVNKGLLLVGAVHNEDEIWAVLHLARHIRWPVVADILSGLRLRKLLASFLETEQNILFLDHLDHALLSESVKDWIQFDVIIQIGSRITSKRISQMIEECFPCTYILVDNHPCRHDPSHSVTHRIQSTIVQFVDFLLKVQVPHRSSKWCSFLRALDMMVASEISFQICTDYSLTEPHVAHELSRALTSNSALFVGNSMAIRDVDMYGRNWTTCTRTVADIMLNSEFPQQWIRVAGNRGASGIDGLLSTAIGFAVGCNKHVLCVVGDISFLHDTNGLAILKQRMKRKPILMLVMNNHGGAIFSLLPIADRTEPRILDQYFYTTHNISIQNLCLAHGLNHVQVKTKVELEEALSMSQHLGTDRVIEVESCIDANATFHSMLRKFARQSADHTLNVLSQFSVPDTISCSLSICKICRMEYSLYRIQLCALPTSSYIDHNRSRFCREGFILSLYLEDGSVGYGEVAPLEIHKENLLDAEEQLRFLLHFMTGAKISYFLPLLKGSFSSWIWSTLGIPACEIFPSVRCGLEMAILNAIAVKHGSSFLNILYPLTEIDEEISKRSTSIKICALIDSNKSPVEVASIATTLVEEGFTAIKLKVARRADPIKDAEVIQEVRKKVGHRIELRVDANRNWTYQEALEFGFLVKDCDLQYIEEPVQNEEDIIKYCEESGLPVALDETIDKFQKDPLNMLEKYAHPGIVAIVIKPSVIGGFENAGLIARWAQRHGKMAVVSAAFESGLGLSAYIIFSSYLELQNAYLCKVMNRELCPPVAQGLGTYQWLKEDITTDPISICHNSCSGFVEASVAKATHILQNLQINNDVICKTSMEEQVLRYQLNVNSKDFCSFIKVQEIGQRIDIQDNILLFLHGFLGTGEEWIPIMKAVSGSARCISIDLPGHGGSKMQNHVAKATQEITTKATQEITTKATQEITLSIDVIADVLYKLIEQITPGKVTLVGYSMGARIALYMALRFSDKIKGTVIISGSPGLRDNIARKIRRAEDDSRACALVTHGLQVFLDTWYTGELWESLRSHPHFNRIVASRLLHEDVQSLSKALSDLSVGRQPPLWEDLKLCSTPLLIVVGEKDKKFKSIAEKMCYELSHDEKGSDDLRNQIYEMVEIPNCGHAVHLENPLPVIRAVRQFLTRVNQNSTSNPESNG